Part of the Deltaproteobacteria bacterium genome, TTGGGCAGTGATGTCCTTAAGGTTGGCACTGGCCTCGTCCATACGGTTGGCGGCGGTGATCCCTTTCCTGTCCAGGGCTGCAATACGATCGTATTCCAGTTTGGCAAGCTTATACGCCGCTTCAATACGGGAAAGCCGCAAGCGATAATCCCTGTCATCCAGTTCGACCAGAATTTGCCCTTTTGTGACGGACTGCCCTTCCTTCACGGGAATATGCATGACCTGACCGCCAACTTCGGCCTTGACCCAGAGTTCCTCATAGGGAGCCACATTTCCCGGCAAATTGATCTTATCCACCAAACGCATGGGTGACAGGGTAAGCGTAATCACACTGACCGGTGCGTTGTCGATTTTTATTGCCGCCTGTTTTGCTTTTTCTAAGCGGATCTTTTCATCTTGAACCCGCCCACATAAAACAAAAATAAAGCCGCAAATGCAGGCCACAATCAACCATGGGATAAGCCCCCACACGAAACGCAACAGTTTGGTCCCGACACCATTTTTTTTCATTTTATCGTCTTTGGCTAGATGGATTTATATCCGAGGAAGCATCAAGAGTCTATTCTGTGGTTAAGGTTGCCTGTTTATCTTTCTGGTTAAGGCTTGTCAATATTCATAAGCCTAAAATGAGCAAATATCGCCGGGCCATTTTTTCCAAACATATATTTTTCTTGCACCGGCATCGGATTCACACTATGGTTAATTTTCTATTTGCACCGTTCTGAAAGGCGAGAATTTATGAATGCTTATGCTTTAAGAAAACTTCAGGAACTTTCCATCGACATCGAGGCCGTGGCCGGATTAATTGCCGATACCCAGAAGGAAAATGGTGAAATACCGTGGAGTCCGGGGGACAAAACAGATCCCTGGGATCACGTCGAAGCAGCCATGGGGCTTTGTATGGGCGGGCACCATGACCTGGCCAGAAAAGCCTACCGCTGGCTGGCTGACATACAGCTTGAAGATGGAAGCTGGTTTTCGTCCTACAGGAACGGAACCCCCGAAGACAAAACCCGTGACACCAACATGTCCAGCTATCTGGCTGTCGGCATGTTTCACTATTACCTGGTTACCGGCGATGTTGCCTTTCTGCATGAACTTTGGGAACCCATGGCAAAAGGTATCGCGTTCGCCCTGAGACTTCAGAGAACCGGCGGAGAAATCTACTGGGCCATCAGCCCGGAGGGTGTGGTTGATAATATGGCCCTCCTCACAGGTTCAAGCTCAATATACATGAGCCTGAAGTGCGCCGTTGCGATCGCTAAAATTATAGGATACGACCATCTGCCCTGGAAGCAATCCATGCAGCGACTCGGCGATGCCATCCGGTACAAAGGACACCTGTTCAACATGACCAAAGCGCGCTTTTCCATGGACTGGTTTTATCCGGTGCTCAGCGGCGCCGTGCAGGGGAAGGATGCCCGGAAACGCATCGATCGTCATTGGAAAAAATTCATTGTCTCCGGACAGGGGGTGCGCTGTGTATCGGACGAACCCTGGGTCACGCTGGCCGAAACATCGGAACTCTCACTGGCGCTTTCCGCCATGGGCAATCGGGAGATGGCCGAAATCGTCTTTAACTGGATCATCCACCGTAAATTCGAAGACGGCTCCTACTGGTGTGGATATACCTATCCGGACATCATCGTGTGGCCCCAAGAAAAGATCACCTGGACCAATGCCGTCATCCTCATGGCAGCGGATGCCATCTATGGGCTCACACCGGCGAGTCAACTTTTCAGTCATCGCCTCTGGGCAACGATCGGCTGAAGACAAGTCCCGGCGTCGCCGGATACACCTGGCGACGAAACGGTGTGATCGTCTTCCCCGCAACCGAACAGACCGGGTAGAACATTGCGCAAAGACCACAGACCCTACTATATAAAACAGCTCTATCTCCGCTTTCAGAAATTGTACGGCACCCACTTCATCAAACCCCAGCTCCAATCCCTTGGCCCGGGTGCCACCTTCATGAAGCCCTGGCACGTGGAGATATTCGGCGGCCCCATCCATATTGGCAAATATGCCACCATCATCGCCTCTTCGGACAAAAAGGTCCGGATTTCAGTATGGCCCGGACAACCGGGAAAAGGCGCCATACAGATAGGCGATTACTGCATGCTGTGCCCCGGTGTCCGCATCAGTGCCGCCGATGGCATACATATCGGCGACAGTTGTATGTTCGCCAACAATGCCTTTGTCACCGATTCGGACTGGCACGGCATCTACAACCGTGTCTCCACAGGAAAAGCGGATCCCATCACCATCGCCGACAATGTGTGGATAGGCGACAGCGCCATTATCTGCAAGGGTGTGTCCATCGGTAAAAACAGCATCGTGGGTGCCGGTGCGGTGGTAACCGGTGACATTCCGGCTGACGTCATCGCGGCCGGCAACCCCGCCAAGGTGGTCAAACGGCTCGATCCGGGCAAGCCTGTAACCACCAGGGCACACTGGCTCGGAGAGCCGCGGCGCCTTTTTAGGGACTTCGACCGTTATGACCGAGCAACACTGAAACATAACAGTCTGTTAACTTGGATCAGACACCTGGTTTCGCCGTCGAACAACAGTTGAAGCACCGCGCCCACATGCGACCTGCCATATGGGAACATCAATCATTCGCTCGCACCTGCCGGCGGTGCACCAAACTGAATCCCGAAAAAACCGCGCCGCCGGTCAACGCAATCAGGGCACTCACCAAAAAACTGAACTGGGCTCCCGCGCGTTCATACAGGAAACCGCTCACGAAAAAGCCGGTCATCAACCCCAGGCCGTAGGTCACCGCATTGTTGATGGATTGCCCCAGTGTCTTCGTCCCTTCGGGAGAAAGGTGGTCCATATACAAAATGCTGGCCATGTGGAACATACCGTAGGTGACCGCGTGAAGAATCTGAAGCAGCAGGATGGCAACCCCCGAGCGCAAGGTGCCCAAAAGTACCCAACGCAGCGCTGCCACGGGAAACGAGAAAGCCAGAATCCGTTCAAATGACAGGTGTTGAAAAAATTTTTTTGACTTTACCATCACTATGATTTCGGCAATGGACGCCGTTGCCCAGGCAAATCCGATAAAGCCGCTGTCAAAGCCTAGATGCTCCAGGTAGATCGATAAAAAGGCGTAATAAGCGCCATGGCTGACCAGCATCAGATAGGCGCAGAAAAGAAAGACCAGCACCCGTCGGTCGAAAAAGGTGTTTATGTTGGCCATGAAGGGGGGAGGTTCAGGTAGGGCGCTTTCCGGCGTTTTCAGCGAAACCAGCGTCAAAAAACCTCCGCCTGCCAAAATGAAAACCAATATGATCCTGATATCAAACCGCTTGAGAAGCCAACCGAGAAGGATCACGACGGAGATAAAAGCGATCGAGCCCCAGGCCCGAATAGCGCCGTAGGCACGCTTCTGCCCTGCCAGATGATCCATGGAAAAGGCCTCGAGAAATGCGATGATGGGCGCGTAAAAAATCCCATAGAAGGCGGTAATTATGAACATTGACCAGAACGTGTCGAAAAAAAAGAAAAAACAAAAAACAAAGGTGCTAAAGAGATTACACAGGATATAAAGAAAGCGGCGTTTATGATACCGATCGGCCAAAGCAGCCCACGTCAGTGAGAAAAGAACCATGATCAGCGACCGCAGGGAGGACAGAACACCTATTTGGACACCGTCGAAACCCAAATGATAGCAATAGAGGTTAAAATAGGGCAGGAACACCCCCATGGTGCCAAAATACAACGCGTATTGGATCGATATGTTCCACCTCGCCATCTGTTTGTCCTGGTCAATCACAACTCGCATCTTAGGGGAATTGCTTGAAAATCGCAATTTCTATCTTACCTTTACAAAAGTGGATGTTGATGTTAATTTTGCAAGGATTCGGAACCAGTTCCCCTGATCGATTTCAGCGGTCGGAAAAGCGTGATTGACATCATCCGAATTTTAAATGCTCAACCCAAGATCATGCGTTGAGCGCTCAAGATCGCCCGTCCACCAATAACCAGCGTCTGAGTGAATGCTTTTCATCGCTCAGGCGGCATGCAACAATTATCCGGGAGCACGGAAATGGACTATATCAAGATACGGTTCAGCAAAGAGTTTGAACGGGTGCAAGAAAAAGGTGAAAGCTCCATCGAAGATATTTTTCGATCCATCAATCCCATGTTCTCTCTTGAACAACGAACATGGAAACCATCCG contains:
- a CDS encoding phenyltransferase domain-containing protein produces the protein MNAYALRKLQELSIDIEAVAGLIADTQKENGEIPWSPGDKTDPWDHVEAAMGLCMGGHHDLARKAYRWLADIQLEDGSWFSSYRNGTPEDKTRDTNMSSYLAVGMFHYYLVTGDVAFLHELWEPMAKGIAFALRLQRTGGEIYWAISPEGVVDNMALLTGSSSIYMSLKCAVAIAKIIGYDHLPWKQSMQRLGDAIRYKGHLFNMTKARFSMDWFYPVLSGAVQGKDARKRIDRHWKKFIVSGQGVRCVSDEPWVTLAETSELSLALSAMGNREMAEIVFNWIIHRKFEDGSYWCGYTYPDIIVWPQEKITWTNAVILMAADAIYGLTPASQLFSHRLWATIG
- a CDS encoding acyltransferase; the protein is MRKDHRPYYIKQLYLRFQKLYGTHFIKPQLQSLGPGATFMKPWHVEIFGGPIHIGKYATIIASSDKKVRISVWPGQPGKGAIQIGDYCMLCPGVRISAADGIHIGDSCMFANNAFVTDSDWHGIYNRVSTGKADPITIADNVWIGDSAIICKGVSIGKNSIVGAGAVVTGDIPADVIAAGNPAKVVKRLDPGKPVTTRAHWLGEPRRLFRDFDRYDRATLKHNSLLTWIRHLVSPSNNS
- a CDS encoding MFS transporter produces the protein MARWNISIQYALYFGTMGVFLPYFNLYCYHLGFDGVQIGVLSSLRSLIMVLFSLTWAALADRYHKRRFLYILCNLFSTFVFCFFFFFDTFWSMFIITAFYGIFYAPIIAFLEAFSMDHLAGQKRAYGAIRAWGSIAFISVVILLGWLLKRFDIRIILVFILAGGGFLTLVSLKTPESALPEPPPFMANINTFFDRRVLVFLFCAYLMLVSHGAYYAFLSIYLEHLGFDSGFIGFAWATASIAEIIVMVKSKKFFQHLSFERILAFSFPVAALRWVLLGTLRSGVAILLLQILHAVTYGMFHMASILYMDHLSPEGTKTLGQSINNAVTYGLGLMTGFFVSGFLYERAGAQFSFLVSALIALTGGAVFSGFSLVHRRQVRAND